Proteins from a genomic interval of Theropithecus gelada isolate Dixy unplaced genomic scaffold, Tgel_1.0 HiC_scaffold_16037, whole genome shotgun sequence:
- the LOC112617333 gene encoding LOW QUALITY PROTEIN: coagulation factor VII-like (The sequence of the model RefSeq protein was modified relative to this genomic sequence to represent the inferred CDS: deleted 1 base in 1 codon) produces the protein MVSQALGLLCLLLGLQGCLAAGGVAEASGGETQDLLWKPGPHRVFVTQEEAHGVLHRQRRANSFLEELRPGSLERECKEEQCSFEEAREIFKDLERTKLFWISYSDGDQCASNPCQNGGSCKDQLQSYICFCLPSFEGRNCEKNKDDQLICVNENGGCEQYCSDHAGAKRSCWCHEGYSLLADGVSCMPTVEYPCGKIPILEKRNASKPQGRIVGGRVCPKGECPWQVLLLVNGAQLCGGTLINTIWVVSAAHCFDKIKSWRNLTAVLGEHDLSEHEGDEQSRRVAQVIIPSTYVLGATNHDIALLRLQRPVVLTDHVVPLCLPERTFSERTLAFVRFSLVSGWGQLLDRGATALELMALNVPRLMTQDCLQQSQKAEASPNITEYMFCAGYSDGSRDSCKGDSGGPHATRYRGTWYLTGIVSWGQGCAAVGHFGVYTRVSQYIEWLQKLMHSEPRPGVLLRAPFP, from the exons ATGGTCTCCCAAGCCCTCGGGCTCCTCTGCCTTCTGCTTGGGCTTCAGGGCTGTCTGGCTGCAG GCGGGGTCGCTGAGGCCTCAGGAGGAGAA ACACAGGACCTGCTGTGGAAGCCAGGGCCTCACAGAG TCTTCGTAACCCAGGAGGAAGCCCATGGCGTCCTGCACAGGCAGCGGCGCGCCAACTCGTTCCTGGAGGAGCTGCGGCCGGGCTCCCTGGAGAGGGAGTGCAAGGAGGAGCAATGCTCCTTCGAGGAGGCCCGGGAGATCTTCAAGGACCTGGAGAGGACG AAGCTGTTCTGGATTTCTTACAGTG ATGGGGACCAGTGTGCCTCAAATCCGTGCCAGAATGGGGGCTCCTGCAAGGACCAGCTCCAGTCCTATATCTGcttctgcctcccttccttcgAGGGCCGGAACTGTGAGAAGA ACAAGGACGACCAGCTGATCTGCGTGAACGAGAACGGCGGCTGTGAGCAGTACTGCAGTGACCACGCGGGTGCCAAGCGCTCCTGTTGGTGCCACGAGGGGTACTCGCTGCTGGCAGACGGGGTGTCCTGCATGCCCACAG TTGAATATCCATGTGGAAAAATACCTattctggaaaaaagaaatgccagCAAACCCCAAGGCCGAATTGTCGGGGGCAGGGTGTGCCCCAAAGGGGAGTGTCCATGGCAG GTCCTGTTGTTGGTGAATGGAGCTCAGCTGTGTGGAGGGACCCTGATAAACACCATCTGGGTGGTCTCTGCGGCCCACTGTTTCGACAAAATCAAGAGCTGGAGGAACTTGACCGCGGTGCTGG GCGAGCATGACCTCAGCGAGCACGAAGGGGATGAGCAGAGCCGGCGGGTGGCGCAGGTCATCATCCCCAGCACGTATGTCCTGGGCGCCACCAACCACGACATCGCGCTGCTCCGCCTGCAGCGGCCCGTGGTCCTCACTGACCATGTGGTGCCCCTCTGCCTGCCCGAACGGACGTTCTCCGAGAGGACGCTGGCCTTCGTGCGCTTCTCGTTGGTCAGCGGCTGGGGTCAGCTGCTGGACCGTGGTGCCACAGCCCTGGAGCTCATGGCCCTCAACGTGCCCCGGCTGATGACCCAGGACTGCCTGCAGCAGTCACAGAAGGCGGAAGCCTCCCCAAATATCACGGAGTACATGTTCTGTGCCGGCTACTCGGACGGCAGCAGGGACTCCTGCAAGGGGGACAGTGGAGGCCCACACGCCACCCGCTACCGGGGCACGTGGTACCTGACAGGCATCGTCAGCTGGGGCCAGGGCTGCGCGGCCGTGGGCCACTTCGGGGTGTACACCAGGGTCTCCCAGTACATCGAGTGGCTGCAAAAGCTCATGCACTCAGAGCCACGCCCAGGCGTCCTCCTGCGAGCCCCATTTCCCTAG